A genomic segment from Methanoplanus limicola DSM 2279 encodes:
- a CDS encoding radical SAM protein, whose translation MQTNNKCSPWRITFETNPGICNLNCIMCEQHSPYNKIKEKKGTLPIECITDIIRKASKHGLKEIIPSTMGEPLLYSDFLKIIECIKGLPVKINLTTNGTFPVYGADRWGELILPYSTDTKISVNGASAKTAESIMKGLNFRQQQKNISQYIHQRDIVRNSGINAPSVTIQTTYMAANLTEIPDILKSAIEMDADRFKGHHMWITHENLKDQSLRNDPKLISRWNETVDLLHNIAENLPRPSGDRIRLENVFRLNDEGKPLQDENNGFMCPFVGNEAWIQSDGSFSPCCAPKSIRDNFGHFGNVFESDFIEIWNSKKYQEFRNYAGNSGYCNDCNMKIPLISGEKQK comes from the coding sequence ATGCAGACAAATAATAAATGTTCTCCCTGGAGAATTACCTTTGAGACAAATCCCGGAATATGCAACCTAAACTGCATAATGTGTGAACAGCACAGCCCATATAACAAAATAAAAGAGAAAAAGGGGACACTTCCAATAGAGTGCATAACAGATATCATCAGAAAAGCTTCTAAACACGGACTGAAAGAGATAATCCCCAGTACTATGGGAGAACCGCTGTTATATTCCGATTTTTTAAAGATCATTGAATGCATTAAAGGTCTTCCGGTAAAAATTAATCTTACAACAAACGGAACATTTCCAGTTTATGGTGCAGACAGATGGGGAGAACTCATTCTTCCATATTCCACCGACACTAAAATTTCAGTTAATGGTGCTTCTGCAAAAACTGCCGAGTCAATAATGAAAGGGCTGAATTTCAGACAGCAACAAAAAAACATCAGTCAATACATTCACCAGAGAGATATAGTCAGAAATTCCGGAATAAACGCTCCGTCAGTTACCATCCAGACAACCTATATGGCTGCAAATCTGACTGAAATTCCCGACATTCTTAAATCTGCTATTGAGATGGATGCTGACCGTTTCAAAGGTCACCATATGTGGATTACACATGAAAACCTGAAAGATCAGTCCTTAAGAAATGATCCCAAACTGATCAGCAGATGGAATGAAACTGTTGATCTGCTGCACAACATAGCAGAAAATTTACCCCGTCCTTCAGGTGATCGCATCAGACTTGAGAATGTTTTCAGGCTTAATGATGAAGGAAAACCGTTACAGGACGAAAATAACGGATTTATGTGCCCTTTTGTGGGCAATGAGGCATGGATTCAGAGTGACGGATCATTTAGTCCCTGCTGTGCACCAAAATCAATCAGAGATAACTTTGGTCATTTCGGGAATGTTTTTGAAAGTGATTTTATTGAGATCTGGAACAGCAAAAAGTATCAGGAATTCAGAAATTATGCCGGCAATTCCGGTTATTGCAATGATTGCAATATGAAAATTCCATTAATATCTGGGGAAAAACAGAAATGA
- a CDS encoding histidine phosphatase family protein, producing the protein MSENKIIKSIENNLTDFSDVSSVAMIIRHAERGIIPENESGFHVNLTDKGENDSIKFGEEVNKILRKSGFDLDIYTSPVPRCLNTAENIIKGTDREILYKISSYLGDPGVYISDDTIAGEAFLNRNASDVIDEYLKKGEMKGFHKPEEAGNRLLSLISKSLNNQNNFTVHISHDAIIAPFVHHLVGNNSGIIIWPDFLEGMIFIRKNNEITCCFDNRIFKISEV; encoded by the coding sequence ATGTCGGAAAATAAGATTATTAAATCCATTGAAAATAATCTGACAGATTTCTCAGATGTTTCTTCAGTAGCAATGATAATAAGGCATGCTGAAAGAGGCATAATCCCGGAAAATGAAAGCGGTTTTCATGTGAACCTTACTGATAAAGGTGAAAATGATTCCATTAAATTCGGAGAAGAGGTTAACAAAATCCTTAGAAAATCAGGATTTGATCTGGATATATATACCAGTCCGGTACCAAGATGTCTGAATACTGCTGAAAATATTATTAAAGGTACAGATAGAGAAATATTATATAAAATATCTTCTTATCTTGGGGATCCCGGAGTTTACATATCCGATGACACTATTGCAGGTGAAGCCTTCCTGAACAGAAATGCTTCTGATGTTATAGATGAATATCTAAAAAAAGGAGAAATGAAGGGATTTCATAAACCTGAAGAAGCAGGCAACAGATTATTATCCTTAATTAGCAAATCACTGAATAACCAGAATAATTTTACAGTCCATATATCACATGATGCTATAATAGCACCATTTGTGCATCATCTGGTGGGTAATAACTCCGGAATTATAATCTGGCCGGATTTTCTTGAAGGAATGATATTCATAAGAAAGAATAATGAAATTACCTGCTGCTTTGATAACAGAATATTCAAAATTTCAGAGGTTTAG
- a CDS encoding carbamoyltransferase C-terminal domain-containing protein has product MLTVGIYGIPDTSGFSGSPAYSHDHSLTLMREGRVLSYIQLERYTQKKHDNRLCDYIEEILSDLLSLHLRADEPLRFVMANSFLGDSFISSGGNLRIEPKKILKIEEIIAPARCSFFPDGLEKKECEAYIICHEFAHIASVLPFYRDFPNNSLLVHLDGGASVSNCSVWHYDKGKIRLLDHSWDKLKKYVNNFNANPLVRFILNHEPSDHLAIPGKLMGYSSYGNDNEYVRKWLIENNFFLDFTGEKEELLATINNKFKTKFKTYDLDKQFFKDVAFAIQREFEEKVIDYLSVWQEKCSAENLVYSGGSALNIILNSKIQRSGRFKKICIPPAVSDCGLSLGAASYLEWREHGSIKKHSPFLNNYPDNSKDNKPFLNPQEIGDLIYQNKVIGLFIGNSETGPRALGHRSIIGRPDNYELRIKISESIKGREWYRPVAPVMTEKIAKKVLVEDIKEDNLCRFMLGAYNVKEGYQDKLSGVIHADNTVRAQIIYKNDSDTELLYRILEYLEQKYEIFALINTSFNIRGRPIIQRPEDAPSLAEKMGLDGIIINGNTYILHNTYLKSEFKPQK; this is encoded by the coding sequence ATGCTTACTGTAGGAATTTACGGCATACCTGACACATCCGGATTTTCCGGATCTCCGGCATACAGCCACGATCATTCCCTTACTCTTATGAGGGAGGGCAGAGTACTGTCATATATTCAGCTTGAAAGATATACTCAAAAAAAGCATGATAACCGGCTTTGTGACTATATTGAAGAAATACTCAGTGATCTTCTCTCCCTTCATTTAAGAGCAGATGAACCCTTAAGATTTGTTATGGCAAATTCCTTTTTAGGGGATTCGTTCATATCTTCCGGCGGAAATCTGCGTATTGAACCTAAAAAAATATTAAAAATAGAAGAGATCATTGCTCCTGCAAGGTGCAGTTTTTTCCCGGACGGACTTGAGAAAAAAGAATGTGAAGCATATATAATCTGCCATGAATTTGCACACATTGCTTCAGTCCTTCCTTTTTACAGAGATTTCCCAAACAACTCCCTTTTAGTTCATCTGGATGGCGGAGCTTCAGTCTCAAACTGTTCTGTCTGGCATTATGATAAAGGCAAAATCAGGCTCCTTGACCATTCATGGGACAAACTTAAAAAATATGTCAACAATTTTAATGCGAATCCACTTGTAAGATTTATTCTGAACCATGAACCCTCAGATCATCTGGCAATTCCTGGAAAACTGATGGGCTATAGTTCATATGGAAATGACAATGAGTACGTCAGGAAATGGCTTATTGAAAATAATTTCTTTCTGGATTTTACTGGTGAAAAAGAAGAACTCTTAGCTACAATAAATAATAAATTCAAAACAAAATTTAAGACTTATGACTTGGATAAACAATTTTTTAAAGATGTTGCCTTTGCGATTCAAAGAGAATTTGAAGAGAAAGTGATAGATTATCTCTCTGTCTGGCAGGAGAAATGTTCTGCTGAAAATCTTGTATATTCAGGTGGAAGTGCTCTGAACATAATTTTGAACTCTAAAATTCAGCGATCAGGCAGATTCAAAAAGATCTGCATTCCACCTGCTGTGAGTGACTGCGGCCTTTCGCTTGGGGCAGCCAGTTATCTGGAATGGAGAGAACATGGAAGTATTAAAAAACATAGTCCTTTCCTGAATAATTATCCTGACAATTCAAAAGATAATAAACCGTTTTTAAATCCACAGGAGATCGGCGATCTTATTTATCAGAATAAAGTAATTGGACTTTTCATTGGAAATAGTGAAACCGGCCCAAGAGCACTCGGTCACAGGAGTATTATTGGAAGACCGGATAATTATGAGCTTAGAATTAAAATCAGTGAATCAATAAAAGGACGGGAATGGTACCGCCCTGTTGCTCCGGTAATGACTGAAAAAATTGCTAAAAAGGTACTTGTTGAAGATATCAAAGAGGATAATCTATGTAGGTTTATGCTTGGAGCCTATAATGTAAAAGAAGGTTACCAGGATAAATTGTCAGGTGTAATTCATGCGGACAATACAGTTCGTGCCCAGATAATATACAAAAATGATTCTGATACAGAATTATTATACAGAATTCTTGAATATCTGGAACAGAAATATGAAATATTTGCCCTGATCAACACGTCATTTAATATCAGGGGCAGACCTATTATTCAGAGACCTGAAGATGCTCCCTCACTTGCAGAAAAAATGGGGCTTGATGGAATCATAATTAATGGAAATACATATATATTACACAACACATACTTAAAATCTGAATTTAAACCTCAAAAATAA
- a CDS encoding glutamine synthetase family protein — MTINEVAMNPNELVQFLKKSPSEFTKDDIVAFCEAKGIEMVNFRYEGGDGKLKMLNFVISSKEYLDTILTDGERVDGSSLFSFVGAESSDLYVIPRYRTAFVNPFTEIPTLEILCSYYDNEGKPLESSAETILKKADAEFTKQTGATFKCLAELEYYVIGDKEDVFPPVDQKGYHSVEPFVKYEELRVEAMKLIAQAGGKIKYGHSEVGCFTQGEVYNEQHEIEFLPMPAEQAVESLIIAKWMVRMLGYRYGVEISFAPKITVGKAGSGLHIHMLAEKDGKNLLVENGVLSTTAKKMIAGVLDIGDAITAFGNTVPTSYLRLVPHQEAPTNICWGDRNRSVVIRVPLGWNVDKSMTLDANPGDVTISLDRPSKQTFEYRVGDGSADPYLLVASLIVGSLHGLNMKDGVERADDLYVNVNIFAPENAERLAQLKQLPVSCEESADVLAEKRAVFEENDIFPANMIDARIEMLKAYKDKGLSEKLYGNDEAIAELVAKYIHVA, encoded by the coding sequence ATGACAATCAATGAAGTTGCAATGAACCCGAACGAACTCGTTCAGTTTCTGAAGAAATCCCCTTCAGAATTTACAAAAGACGATATTGTTGCCTTCTGTGAGGCAAAAGGTATTGAGATGGTTAACTTCCGCTATGAGGGTGGAGACGGCAAACTTAAGATGCTGAACTTTGTTATCTCATCAAAGGAATACCTTGATACAATCCTCACAGACGGAGAGAGGGTTGACGGAAGCAGTCTCTTCTCATTTGTCGGAGCAGAGAGCAGTGACCTGTACGTAATTCCACGCTACAGGACAGCTTTCGTAAATCCATTCACAGAAATCCCTACACTTGAGATACTCTGTTCATACTATGACAATGAAGGAAAGCCACTTGAATCCTCAGCAGAGACAATCCTTAAGAAGGCAGACGCTGAATTTACAAAGCAGACCGGTGCAACCTTCAAGTGCCTTGCAGAACTTGAGTACTACGTAATCGGTGACAAAGAAGATGTCTTCCCACCTGTTGACCAGAAGGGATATCACTCCGTTGAGCCGTTTGTAAAATACGAAGAACTCCGTGTCGAAGCAATGAAGCTCATTGCACAGGCAGGCGGAAAGATCAAGTACGGCCACTCTGAAGTAGGATGCTTTACTCAGGGCGAAGTATACAATGAGCAGCACGAGATTGAGTTCCTTCCAATGCCGGCAGAGCAGGCAGTCGAATCACTCATCATCGCAAAGTGGATGGTCAGGATGCTCGGATACAGATACGGCGTTGAGATCAGCTTTGCACCAAAGATCACAGTCGGAAAGGCAGGTTCAGGTCTTCACATTCACATGCTCGCAGAGAAGGACGGCAAAAACCTCCTCGTTGAGAATGGTGTTCTGAGCACAACAGCAAAGAAGATGATTGCAGGTGTCCTTGACATTGGTGATGCAATTACTGCATTTGGAAACACAGTTCCAACATCATACCTCCGCCTCGTTCCACACCAGGAAGCACCAACAAATATCTGCTGGGGAGACCGCAACCGCTCAGTTGTTATCCGTGTACCACTTGGATGGAATGTAGACAAGAGCATGACACTGGACGCAAATCCGGGCGATGTTACAATTTCACTTGACAGACCATCAAAGCAGACCTTTGAATACCGTGTCGGTGACGGATCAGCAGACCCATATCTCCTTGTTGCAAGTCTTATCGTAGGTTCACTCCACGGACTTAACATGAAAGACGGTGTCGAGAGGGCAGATGATCTCTACGTTAATGTAAACATCTTTGCACCTGAAAATGCGGAACGCCTTGCACAGCTCAAGCAGCTCCCTGTTTCATGCGAAGAATCAGCAGATGTTCTTGCTGAGAAGCGTGCAGTATTCGAGGAGAACGATATCTTCCCGGCAAACATGATTGACGCAAGAATCGAGATGCTCAAGGCATACAAAGACAAGGGACTTTCTGAGAAACTCTACGGTAACGATGAAGCTATAGCAGAACTCGTTGCAAAATACATCCACGTTGCATAA
- the tsaA gene encoding tRNA (N6-threonylcarbamoyladenosine(37)-N6)-methyltransferase TrmO: MDIKSEDSAEVTSGFEIDNPADITIRPIGIVKNNCLKPPLVAGKDGLKLNGEYEETIEKFHSVREDISEIILKEEYAGLLEDIEDYSHIVILYWGHEITEEGRSLKKVHPMGVETNPLTGLFCTCSPARPNPVLTKVVRLLEVKGNVLKVSGLDAIDKSPVIDIKPYVIEFYPRDDVRIPDWMKVIVENYEE, from the coding sequence ATGGATATTAAATCAGAAGATTCAGCAGAAGTTACATCCGGCTTTGAAATTGATAACCCTGCAGACATCACCATTCGCCCGATAGGAATAGTAAAAAACAATTGTCTAAAACCCCCTCTTGTAGCCGGTAAAGACGGACTTAAATTAAACGGCGAATATGAAGAGACAATAGAGAAGTTTCACTCTGTCAGAGAGGATATATCTGAAATTATACTCAAAGAAGAGTATGCCGGACTTTTAGAAGATATAGAGGATTATTCACATATTGTAATTTTATACTGGGGACATGAGATAACTGAAGAAGGACGCAGCCTTAAAAAGGTACACCCGATGGGCGTTGAGACAAACCCGCTCACAGGACTGTTCTGCACGTGCAGCCCGGCCCGCCCAAATCCTGTCCTGACAAAGGTAGTCCGCCTCCTGGAAGTAAAGGGGAATGTCCTGAAGGTATCCGGACTGGACGCCATTGACAAAAGCCCTGTAATTGACATAAAACCATATGTCATTGAATTCTACCCAAGGGACGATGTCAGAATTCCGGACTGGATGAAAGTTATCGTTGAAAACTACGAAGAGTAA
- a CDS encoding DMT family transporter, with protein MSNSPQIEDGIQNSSQGKRGINQPVNQPVCGNDNLKIYILNQIKQISILMINRKFLPVLCVLSAGALFAAGTPLAKLLLNDMQPLTLASVLYLGSAAGLLIFYLFSRFLAGKRGKNKRHTREAPLTKEDLPWLAGSVFFGSILSTVLLMISLPHVPAVTASMLLSFEAVAGTAIAATIFHEPVGKRVWAALGLITLACLLLTYTPGAETGLSLGALGVILTCTCWGIDCNLGRKISSKDPVSIVLAKGLGAGIVLFILAEITGSDFPPLPEMIPAMIVGFFSFGGLMVTLYFYGLRGLGSARAGSIFGMNPAFGVIFSFIIFQDIPGAMFFLVLPLVALGLYLLATENHSHIHTHPAESHEHRHSHDDLHHDHEHSPGSPPVDKNGHHSHIHTHEEFSHEHPHRPDIHHRHRHE; from the coding sequence ATGAGTAACAGCCCACAGATAGAGGATGGAATACAGAATTCTTCACAGGGGAAAAGAGGAATTAATCAGCCGGTCAATCAGCCAGTCTGTGGAAATGACAATTTAAAAATCTATATCCTGAATCAGATAAAACAAATAAGCATCCTGATGATAAACCGGAAATTTTTACCCGTATTATGCGTCCTTTCAGCAGGAGCACTCTTCGCAGCCGGAACTCCGCTTGCAAAACTGCTCCTGAATGATATGCAGCCATTAACCCTTGCATCCGTCCTCTATCTCGGCAGTGCTGCCGGTCTTTTGATTTTTTATCTGTTTTCAAGGTTTTTAGCCGGAAAAAGAGGCAAAAATAAGAGGCATACAAGAGAGGCACCGCTTACAAAGGAAGACCTCCCCTGGCTTGCAGGTTCGGTCTTTTTTGGATCAATCCTCTCAACAGTCCTTTTAATGATAAGTCTGCCTCATGTCCCGGCAGTGACCGCTTCAATGCTTCTTAGTTTTGAGGCAGTAGCCGGGACAGCAATCGCAGCGACTATATTTCATGAACCTGTCGGAAAAAGAGTATGGGCGGCCCTTGGACTTATAACACTTGCATGCCTTCTGCTTACGTACACCCCCGGAGCAGAAACCGGCCTATCACTTGGTGCACTGGGGGTTATCCTGACCTGCACATGCTGGGGTATTGACTGCAATCTGGGGCGTAAAATATCATCAAAGGACCCCGTCTCAATAGTCCTTGCAAAAGGTCTTGGGGCAGGAATAGTCCTCTTCATCCTTGCAGAGATAACAGGCTCAGACTTCCCTCCGCTGCCGGAGATGATTCCGGCAATGATTGTTGGTTTCTTCTCATTTGGCGGGCTTATGGTCACCCTTTACTTCTACGGACTTCGGGGTCTCGGATCTGCCAGGGCCGGATCAATATTCGGAATGAACCCGGCATTCGGAGTAATATTTTCATTTATCATCTTTCAGGATATTCCCGGAGCCATGTTCTTTCTTGTACTGCCGCTTGTTGCACTCGGACTTTATCTTCTTGCAACCGAGAACCATTCCCACATACATACCCATCCGGCTGAGAGCCATGAGCACCGGCATTCCCATGACGACCTTCACCATGACCATGAGCACAGTCCTGGCAGTCCTCCGGTGGACAAAAACGGCCATCACTCACATATCCACACCCATGAGGAATTCTCACATGAACACCCGCACAGACCTGATATTCACCACCGGCACAGGCATGAGTGA